The Ignavibacteriales bacterium sequence GTATACGATGAGTTTTTTTAAGATTGGAACTGAGCACATCGCGACCATAAGTTGTAAATCCAGGTTGACTCCTGACCGGCAATTCTATTTCGGCTAACTCAACAGGATATTTATTCAAAACTTTATTGATAACAAATTCATTTTCCTCAAGTGTTAATGTGCATGTTGAATAAACAATTTCACCGCCTACTTTGCACATTTTAATAGCTGAGATAAGAAGACGTAATTGTTGATCGGACATAGCTTCAGCTTTGCGGATATCCCACCAATTGCTAACTTCTCCCTTTTTTTGTGTAATGCCTAAAGCGCTGCATGGTGCATCAACTAAAATTTTATCGAACCGGTTTTCAAATTGCCGGCTTAATAATTCCCCTTTGCCGTGTAGAATTCCAACATTAACAAGACTCATTTTATCTACATTAAAAACTAAACTCTTCAATCGTTCAGTAGATATTTCATTTGCAATAAGAGTTCCTCTGTTGTTCATCAATTCAGCAAGTTGTGTTGTCTTTGAACCGGGTGCCGCACACAAATCTAAAACAGCTTCATTTTCACGCGGATTTAAGACCAGTGCTGGTATCATTGATGATAAACTTTGGATATAATATTTACCTAGAATAAACTCCAACGTTTTGCTTACAACATCACTACCGGAAACGATACGGTATGCGCTTGTAAGATTCTTGATCGATTCAAGTGTAATACCATATCTTTCCAATTGCTCAATCAGATTCTCTTTATCGGCAAATGGTGAAATTCTTAGATATGGTTTATAAGCGCTGCTGTGATATTCTGTATAGCGGTTAAGATAGGTTTTGCCAAAATGATCAAGAATATAATTTGTAATGTTGCTGCTTAGTTCGATCAAGTTATAAACGCGTAAGATTTAATGAATTAAAAACCTGAAGTGAAATACGTTTGAAACCTTTTGAATTAGGAAATGTTTGCTTGAAATCTTTTTCCATATCCTTCAGAAATGAGTCCAAATGTTTTTCATAGTCGCGTACAGTTTCATAAATATGAAGATCCCTTAGCGGTAATTTTAGATTAGCCGGTTTTGTTCTGTTTCCATAAAGAATATATTTTGCTTTGAAATGATCGTCCGTTGAAATATATGTTTCTCCTGTTTCATCGGTTATTTGATAGTTATTGAAAAAAGGAGGGGGAAGAAATAACAGTTTTCCCGGTAATGAAATAACCTCACATTCAGTATCCTTAAGAAAATCATCAGGAAATGATTTCAGTTCCTTTTTTACAATGTCAATCCAGCTTTGTGCAAACTCTTTTTCAGTCATATCTTATTACCGCCAATCGGCAGCGAATTTATTTTAGTGATTTAAAATTAAGATCAACCTCTTCAGGATTTTCAATCCAATCGGCAACAAATACGTTCGTATCGTGTGTCGGCTTTCTATCCGATTGTCTATTCGAACAAAAAACCAATTTTTTACCGTCATAAGAAAACATTGGGAATGCGTCAAATGTTTCTGAGTTTGTAATTTTCTCTAGACCGGTTCCGTCAATATTTATCATAAACACATCAAAAATTCGTCCGCCCTTATCAAGTGTATGATGATTTGAGCAGAACAATATTCTTTTGCCGTCAGGATGAAAAAACGGTGCCCAATTAGCTCCCGGCAGATTAGTTACTTGTTTAACGTTTTTTCCGTCGATATCCGCCATAAAAATATTTAACTCTTTCGGTTCAACATAACCATCCGCGAGAAGTTTCTTGTAAGTTTCTGCTTCTTGACCTTGCGGGCGACTTGCACGCCAAACTATATGTTTCGAATCTCTCGAAAAGAAAGCGCCGCCATCATAACCAAGTGTATTTGTAAGCTGTAAATATTTTTTAGTTTTAATTTCATAACGCCATAATTCTAAATCGCCGGATCGAGTGGAAGTAAAAATAATATATTTACCATTGGGAGAAACAGTCGCTTCAGCGTCATAACCTTCGCCGCCTATTAAAACTTTTGGATTAGAGCCATCTTTATTTGCCATATAAATATCGTAGGTCTTATAAATTGGCCAAACATATCTTCCACCGGAAAACATTTTTGATTCCGGACATTTATCATCGGCAGCATGTGTGGAGGAGTAAATAATTCTTCCATCTTTTAAAAAGTAACTGCAAGTAGTTCTCCCTTCCCCGGTTGAAACAAGCATATAATGTTTTCCGTTTTCGAGCGAAGAGCCGTCAATGTTCATTTTGAAAATTTGATCGCACGGCTGGCTGTTAATTTCTTTCCAATCGCTCTGAAACGTTAACTGTTTGCTGTCAAAACTCCAATATGCCTCCGCATTGTTACCGCCAAAAGTTAACTGACGGATATTGCGCAGATGATTTTCACCGGCAAATCGAAGTGTATCGGCTTCTGGATTATAGTTTTTTTTCTGTGTTGAAGCGGTAAATAAAATAAATAATGGGAGAATAAAAAAAAGAGCGATCCGTTTAACGGATAATTTATTGTTCATATCAAACTTTCAATGTGTTATTGAATTCTAATTACTTTTTTCTCTTTTCGTAAGAGAAGATAAATTCCTAAGATAACTAGAGGAATACTAAGAAGTTGGCCCATGTTAAGGAACATTCCGGCTTCGAATGGCGATTGATCTTCTTTAAAAAATTCGACAAAAAATCTAAATGAAAAAATCAGAACAAGAAATAACCCGAAAAGTAATCCCGGCTTAAATTTTCCTTCCTTATGGAAATAATACCAAAACAGAAAGAAAAAGATGAATAGATATGCGATTGATTCATAGAGTTGTGCTGGATGACGAGGTATCATGTCAACTGAAGTAAATACAAATCCCCAAGTGGAATTTGTTGGTTTACCAATTATTTCCGAGTTAAAAAGATTACCCATTCGTATAAAGAATCCAGCCAAGGCAACCGTAATTACTACGCGGTCGAAAATCCATAGATAAGTCATTTCTTTTCTTTTTCTAACGTAAAAATAAATGGCTATCATAATTCCAATCGCCGCGCCGTGACTTGCTAGTCCGCCTTTCCAAATTTGCAGAATTTCTTCCGGATGTTTAAGATAATATGATGGGTTATAGAAGAAACAATGCCCAATTCGGGCACCAAGTACAGTTCCAAGAATCATTATCCAAACCAAGTCATTTAGATCCTGCTCACTTTTCTTCTCTTTATTGAATATGACGAGCATTATTTGATAGCCGACCAGGAAAGACATTGCGAAAAAAAGACCGTACCATCTAATAGTGATGGGGCCAATTGAAAAAATGTCGGGGTTTACATCCCAATAGATCACTAAAAACCCTAAATGAATTTTCAACAAAATGAATTAACTTGCAGCGCAAATATACACTATGAAATGCAAATGATTTATAATGCAAACCTGCTCTCAAAAGTAAATTTACATAATAGGAAACTAATAAACCAACTAAACTATCATCGAAATTAACAGGATTTGTATATTTGGTGAGTTTTAATAATAGACATTTACTTTTAGTGAGAATAATTTATATTTGAGAAGAAATTATTCATGCCAATAAAAAGAATAGTGTGACCTTATTAGGGAAGGAAATAGTTGTTATGGCCTTTATCGTTGAGATTTATCTTAAAATTAACAAAGTGTTATATGAGTCTTAACGATCTAATCAAGTCATTATTCGACCCCGCTAACCCAATCTACCTTTCTATCATCATTGTAGTAGCTTTTTTTAGTTTGATATTTTTCGTTTATAAATATTTGATCAATCCTTCAATTTCTAAATACAAAATTGAAAAAGAGAATATTGAACTCCAGTCCGCAAAATTAATGGCATTATTTGCCCAATTAGATCCTGACCCGTTAATAAGAATCGATTCGACAGGAACAATTATTGAGACAAATAAAGCTGCACAGAAGGTCTTATCAACTTTTGAATTGAAGGGGAAAAAAGTAAATGATGTTCTTCCTTTCGTTAATTTCGTTCCCGGTTCCAATTTAAATGAAAACCAGAGTAATCTTTTAACATATACAATCGATAATAGAATTTTCTCAGTACTTTATAGAAGTGAACCGAGTTTGGATATTACCCATATCTATTTCCACGATATAACGGATATTAAAACCTATCAGGAAAAATTAATAGAGTCGCAAAATAAATTGCGCGATTTATCGGACCATCTTCAAAATTTAATTGAGAAAGAAAGACAGAGAATTGCCAGCGGACTTCATGATGGGATTGGACAAAGCTTATCAATGTTAAGAATAAAATTACTTAGACTGAGCGAAAAAGATACCAGCCCGGCACAGAGAATGAACTACCAAAGTATTGTAGATACTTTGGAGGATACGATTCTTGAATTGAAAACTATTTCTTACGATTTAAAGCCAAAGATGTTAGAGGAAATGGGACTTGGATTTGCTTTGAAATACCTCGTTGACAGAGTCGTTACAGAAACCGGCTTAGTTGCCGAAGTGAATGTTGTCGGAGGAGAATATCGTTTAGAAAGCAAATTAGAAATTTACCTGTACAGAATTGTTCAAGAATCTATAACAAACATTTTGAAATACTCGAAAGCAACAAATTTCAGCATTCAATTGGTTATCTCAATGCAATCTTTAAGATTGATCATATCGGATAACGGCAAAGGATTTGATGTTGAAGAAGTTAACTCTAGAAAAAATACTTTACACGGTCTGGGATTAATTAATATGAGAGAAAGGGTTGAATCATATCAAGGTCAGTTGAAAATTGAATCATCCCCCGAAAGCGGAACATTGATTGTAATTGAAATTCCTATGAGGAACGACTTAATATGGCAGAATCAAAACCAATACGCATTATAATAGCAGATGATCATAAACTCTTTCGCAGCGGAATAATATCGCTGTTAGAGGATGTTGAAGAAATTCTTATTGTTTCCGAAGTGGAAAACGGTAACGACCTAATTGAGAAATATTCAGAGGTTAATCCCGATGTGATACTTGTTGATATCTCCATGCCCGGAATAAACGGAATTGAAGCTATCAAAACAATTAAGAAAAAGCATGAAGATGTTAAAGCGCTTATGCTGTCAATGTATGACAGCGATGAATATGTTTTTTACGCATTAAAGAGTGGCGCAAAAGGTTTGTTGAGTAAGAATACCATGAAGGGAGAGTTAATTCATGCGATTAAGATTGTTTACTCAAACAAACGGTACTTTGGCGTTACACTTAACGAAGAAAAAATAATAGAACTGGAAAAGAAATATAGAATGCTTGTTTCTACCGATCTGGAAAGTTTTAATCAACTCAACATGAAAGACAGAAATATTTTGGAATATATAAGCAAAGGAATGACAAGCCAGGAGATTGCCGACCAATTCAAGGTGAGCAAGAAAACTATTGATTACTACCGCTCGCGTATAATGCAGCGTCTTCAAATTAAATCGCTCCCCGAATTGATTTCATATGCGGTTCGTTACTCTATGATAAACAAATTGTTTGAAGAATAAGAAAACCGCTTATGACAATCTATTTTGTAATTGTAAGCCTCTCAATGTTTTTCTGGATTTTCCCCGCTGTTAAACAATTTAAAACAAATTTGTTTTTGTACTTTCTAATTTATGCGATGATGGACCCTATCACAATAATAATAATTTCGAACATTAAGCATACCAGAATAGAACTTCTTTTTACTTTTTTACTCATGCTTTCTGTCTTATGGTCATTTAAGTACAAAAAGTCGATCAGAATTTTGATTGCAGTGGTTTTATCATTAGTACTATATTCATACTTTTCTGACAGAATTTTCTATCTAACATTAACGATCTCGATTCATACAATTATTGTTTATTTCTTCATCAAAAGAACTTTTTCGTTTACTGCAAATTGTGGTAAAGTAAATATCTTTCATCTTTTTCTTTTGTTAGAAGAAATTTCGATTATTTTAAAAATATCAGCTTCATTAATATCAGTAGAAACTGGGCCAGTCTATTCCTATACTACAACTGCATTCGAAATTTTGATTGCTATATTTTTTACTCTATACAGAGAAGACAATCCAAAACTGCATATTGATTTACGAAGCGCCTGAGAACACTCATGAAAATTCAATATATACTTTTATATCTCTCAATGTTTTTCTGGATTTTCCCGGCTGTAAGACAATATAAAACGGAATTGTTCTGGTATTTTCTTGTTTTTGCATTCATGGATCCACTGAATGCAATAGTTATGCATTTTACCCATATTTATCTGTATCCAATTTTTAATTTTTTACTTATGCTTTCTGTTTTATGGCCTTTCAAGAATAAAAAGTCGATAAGAATTTTAACTGCTGCGATTTTATTACTTTTATTAGTTTCGTTTACTGAAGTGAAGTTTTTCTCGATTTATCTTCATCTATTGATTCATTTAATTATTTCTTATTTCTTCATAAAAAGAACGTTCATTTTCTCTGCTAACAGCGGCAAAGTAAATTTCTTTCAGCTGTTTCTTTTGTTAGAGGAGATTTCAATAATTTTGAAATTAGTGGCATTATTAATATCACTCAAAACCGGTACAATTTATTTCTTCGCTACAGGGACTTTCGAAATTTTGATTGCTATCTTCTTTACTATATACAAAGAAGACAATACAAAACTGCAAATTGATTTACGGAACGCTTGAGAAGACTCATGAAAATTAACAATATCGTTATTTATCTTTCGATCTTTTTCTGGATATTCCCAGCAATAAAGCAATATAAAACGAAATTGTTCTGGTATTTCTTTGTATTTGCATTGACAGATCCAGTAGTATTAATAATTCGTCCACTAATTATGTTTACATCTAATAATCCGGTATACATCCTTTCAAATTTTTTACTAATGCTTTCTGTTTTATGGCCTTTCAAAAATAAAAAGTCTATCAGAATTTTGATTGTCGTAGTTTTATCATTATGCCTCTTCTCATTTTTCTCTGATCATCGTTTTTATTTTTCTTTAATGATATTGGGTCACATAATAATTACATATTTCTTTATCAAAAGAACTTTTATGTTTATAGCAAACAGCGGCAAAGTAAATGTTTTTCATCTTTTTCTTTTGTTAGAAGAAATTTCAATTATTTTAAAAACGTCGGCAGTATTAATTTCTCTTCAAACTGGTGCAATTTATTTCGTCGCTACTGGGGCATTCGAAATTTTGATTGCTATTTTCTTTACTTTATACAGAGAAGACAATTCAAAACTGCATATTGATTTACGGAACGCTTGATTGTAAGGATTATTCTATTCTTTCCAGATAAACTCGAATAAAAGGTAAGAAGCCGTCCCCATTATTACATCGTAACAGATCAAGACTAGGATTTCCACCAGCGACCCGCTGACTGAATTTCCATCCATGGCGAATTTTGTTAATTCAAGCAGAGTTAAAATAAGAGGCAAAAGAATTGGAAATGAAAGTACCGGGTAAAGAGTTCCCTTGGAACTTGCTTTGGAAATTATTGCCGCTATAATAGTAGATGAAATGGCGATGCCGATATTTCCAAACAGAAATGCAATAGCAAAGAGTGAAATATTTTTTATGATAAATGATGTGAAGAGAATTGAAAAAAGAAATGTGATGACAAAATTCATCAAGAAGACTAATAAGAGATTAAAAATAAGTTTACCGGAAAATATTGTTGAAGGAGAAGCGAGAAGATGGAGCGTCATTGATGTTCCCCGCTCTTCTTCCGAGACAAACGCACGGGAAAGACCGGACATTGCAGAGAAAAATATCACAACCCACAACAAACCGCCTGTTAAATATTCTGTAATCTTTTCATTACCGATTGAAAACATTATAACACTGATTGTAACAAGAATAAACATAGCGAGAGCATTAATTGCATAACGTGTACGCAGTTCCGATTGCCAATCTTTTTTGAATAGTGCGAATGCTTTCATTTGCCCGTCTGCTTCTTAAATTTTTCCAGGTCAATAACTTCAGTGCATAGTTCAAGATCTGAATCTTCGTTTGATGCAATTACAATTAGATTCTTTTTTGATTCTTCCTTAATAATCTTATATACAATTTCTTTACCGGAATTATCAAGGTTTGATGTGGGTTCATCTAAAATTATTAACTGCGGCTCATGTAAAAGTGCAAAAATAAATTTTAATCTCTGCTTCATTCCGGATGAATACCCGCGCACTAAATCGTTTCTTCTTTCAAAAAGGTTTAGTGCACCAAAAAAATAATCGGATCGCTCTTTGTTGAATTTTATTCCGCGAATATTAGCCGAGTAAATCAAGTTTTCCTCTGCGGTAAACTCATCATATAGGAAAAGATAAGGCGATACAAAGCCAAGAAAATTGTGAAGATCTTCCGGCTCAATAATTTTTTCACCGTATTTATGAACTACTTTACCCCGGGTTGACGAGATCAAATCGGCAATTATTTTAACAAGTGTCGACTTCCCAGATCCGTTCGGACCTGAAATTCCGTAAACATTTCGAGATGAAAAAGAAAAATTGATTCCGTCGAAGATCAATCTTCTTCCGAAGAATTTGATAAGATTATTTAGCTCAACTGTATAATCAATCATTATAAATTACGAATTTTCCTTTTTTAATTTTGTCGCCCGATTTAGTAACATAAATATAAACTTCGGTGGCAAGTTTATTGCCGTTTTTATCATGAGCATCCCAGCTAATCACAATTTTATCGGAGACAAGAATACGTTTAGTAATTGAATAAACCAAAGTCATATCAACAGAATAAATATAAAGTTCAGCAATTCCATTTTCGCTGCTAGAGGTCGGAAAATAAATGAGTGAGTTTGTGGAATATCGAAATGGCTGAGGAAACGGATAATCAATCTCTTCGGTTGAAATTTGCCCTTCACTTATAGGTACATCATTCAAAATATTCGATTCGGAAAAAAGAAACCCGTTTTGACTTTCAAGCTTGGAGTAGTATCCGTCAATAATTTTTTTCCCATTGTTTATCGGCTGCGAAGAAAGTGTATAAACAAAAGATGTGCTTGTAACCGGTGAAGTGATACCACCGTTTATATCGCAATTGCTTATCAGCGAAACCAACACACTACCCGTACTTGTAGTATTATCATTGAATTGTAAAAAATTATTCGAGACTGCTTCCGAAGTGACGTTTATTGATGAAGGGGTATTTGTAAAATCGGTAACCATTAACGGAGTAATAAGGTTATGATAATTGGAAGCTTCTTTAAAATATTTATTCGGTACTGCGCGGGTATCAGTAAAGTATGTCCACAAACCGAAAGTATTAAATTCTGCTTTGAATGTTGAGCCCGATTCTATAATAGCATCGGCAATTGCTTTTAATGCCCGTTCTCCCCTCATCAATTCCCAGATTCTCTTTATGATATTAACGCCAAACCGATCGCGCAAAAATATATTCCATATTGCAAGATTGTAACCGTCGTTAGCGGAAAATGTGCGTTGTGGATTTCTAAAATACGAATCTATATAAAAGTAATAATCATTGATATCATTAAAGACAAACTCTTCCATAGCGGTTGATGTTATCTCATGATAGAATACATCTTTATCGAAAAAACCGTAATTGCCAATCTGAATTGCATGGTGAAATTCGTGTGCAACAGTTACGCGTCCGCCATTTATACCATGCGTGTAATAATTATTCCCAGAATAATCATTATCTATTACCATATAACTTGTGTAAGTAAGGTTAGTAATTTGATCTTCAGGTTGTGTATAACCATAATCACTTGCAAGATTTTGAATATAAATATCATAAAGATCATCCCCTCCTTTACCAGAATCTTTTGGCGGGAGCAGATAACCAAGAATATTGACTTCGTAATTGTAGGAAGAATCAGCAGCTTTGGCTAATTCGTTCAGATCATAACCCGGTACATCATTTCCTGCTTTATTAAAATGAATGCGGAATTTATTTTTAGGAGACACAAAACTTGTATCGGTTAAAGGTCTATCAAGCAGTTTGCTGATCGATTTTTTCTGTAATGCAGTAAATTTATCGTAATTAAGTCTTACTTGGGCCACAATTCCGAAAGAACATTTGATCGGTTCATTTTGTGTGGAGACGGTCTGTTGATTGATACTTTGTGTAATACCTTTAACTTGCATAAATCTATTATACAATGAGTCCAAATTCTGCGCGGATGTAATCAGAACAGGGATAAAAAAGAGAAGGAGTGAAAATTTCTTCATCAGAGCTTTTCGAAAGATAATGTGTTCTGTAAAATGTTCGAGTAAATTAAAAATGTCTTTATTCCATATAATCTTGTAACAAGATAATTATTGGCCTCATTGAATTCAATCAATTCCTTATCCGCTGAGGCGCCATTTGAATTTTGTATTGTAATGCCGTGCAGTTTATTTCTCTTCAAATCGTTGTAATAAATAGTCGGTTCATCGCTATTTTCATTTAAAGAATACTTCAGCAATGTATTTTGTGCAGCCGGATTTTTCAACGGGTATTTTGTAACCCGATCATTTATGATATAATATAGAGTTGATTTATTGTTTACCGTTATTATGGCTGCTGCCGGTTTAAATCGAATAAGTGCTTCCTTAAAGCAGATAAGATTGTAGCTCAACTTATCGTTGGAAGTTATATCAAAACTTAGCAGAGTTTTTCTTTCAATAATTTTTTTATCAAAAACAATTTTATTCAGAGTGACTTTATTGTTGTATCTCGAGAGTGTGTAGATGTCTCTGTAAACCCCGAACGAGAGCCAGGCTTTATCTATGTTTGAACCAATCGGATAAATAGCCGAAGATGCTGTTCGAAAATTTCTGATTTCAAAATTTTCCAAGAAAAGGTCATTTCCTTCCTTGCAGAGAATATAAAGAGTCTGCCGGTCTTTCAGCCTATCTTGACTTAACTTCATGTCTTCGATTGGTTTATCAGTATATAGATCAAGCTTAGTGTATTTATTGCTTTCAAAATTCATTTTAATTATTTCTAAAGTACGTCCGCCTTTAGAATAACAGTAAAACGTTTTTATTTTCGGTTGGAAGTCATCAACCAAAATATTTGAGCTGTTAACCGCCAAAGGAATTGAAAAGTAGATCCTAAATAAATTTCTACGCTCGCTCATAAATAATTTTAATGATTGTTCGCCTTCATCTATAAAACAGAAATCTTGAAAACCATCATTCATAAAATCGAAAGTATGCGGATCTATAGGATTGTTGCCGGCAGTTATTGAAAATAATGAATCTTCAAGACCAATTGTATTGATTAGATATACTTTACCGTCTGAACTAAGCACTACCAATTTTTTACCTGCCCTATCTATGTATGCGGAGATATCAGTTAAACCGTTTTTCTTCATATATAAAACAGGCGGATAAAATTTATTTGTTCCTTGTGCAAAAGAGATATAAAGCGAACCGGTTTTAATATTTATAAAGGCAATATCATTAAAACCATCACCGTTAAAATCAAGTATCGAATATTTATCGGGTTTAACCGGATTATCAATAAATATTTTTTTCTGAAATGATGAAACAGAATCGCCAAGAAGAACTTCAAACCGATTGCCTCGAACATAGATTAGATCGGTGAAACCATCGGAATTTAAATCGGATGTTTTGAATTCACAAACATCCTCATATAGACCAATTGATCGCAATTCTCTGAAATTTCCGGATTTATCATTATAGTAAAGAATTATTGAGTTTGACAACTGGTCTATCGCGGCAATATCAACGAATGAATCATAATCGAGATCTATGAAACTTGCAGAAGAAAAAGCTTTCCCCTCAATTATTTTAGTTTCCTTTAATGTTCTGTTTTTTTCATGCAGCAAATATAATCCATCAAGTGTGCTGCCGCATACAAGTCCTTCCGGTTTTCCGTCACCTTCAATATCGCTAACGTCTATGGTTGAAGGAAAACCTTGAAATTTTATTTTGCTTGAAGAGAACATCATACCATTTTTAGAAAATGCAGCAAGAGCAACTTGTCTAGTTTTAGGTGAAGCGATTAAAAATCTCTTTTCTGAAGTTCCGCTGCCGAAAGGGTGAATACTTTCAAGGGAGAATGAAGAAAATTTTTCTGAAGCATTACCAAAATTTGATTTTGGATCCG is a genomic window containing:
- a CDS encoding RsmB/NOP family class I SAM-dependent RNA methyltransferase, giving the protein MIELSSNITNYILDHFGKTYLNRYTEYHSSAYKPYLRISPFADKENLIEQLERYGITLESIKNLTSAYRIVSGSDVVSKTLEFILGKYYIQSLSSMIPALVLNPRENEAVLDLCAAPGSKTTQLAELMNNRGTLIANEISTERLKSLVFNVDKMSLVNVGILHGKGELLSRQFENRFDKILVDAPCSALGITQKKGEVSNWWDIRKAEAMSDQQLRLLISAIKMCKVGGEIVYSTCTLTLEENEFVINKVLNKYPVELAEIELPVRSQPGFTTYGRDVLSSNLKKTHRILPWEINSEGFFLAKLIKTDNTEPVERSSYQERKLELIKSTSGKIRKYLDGLSNYYGIFPSIFDSYKFLIKNNDIHFVDANWYSEHLESFNRIGTRLGTIDKRENLQLNPLAAQVLGKEITKNIIEIESIAELDIYFSGGIIKKYFETGGQRVVKFGNYLLGTAVASKEGLKSQFPRAFRTQQIILPH
- the lgt gene encoding prolipoprotein diacylglyceryl transferase; translation: MIYWDVNPDIFSIGPITIRWYGLFFAMSFLVGYQIMLVIFNKEKKSEQDLNDLVWIMILGTVLGARIGHCFFYNPSYYLKHPEEILQIWKGGLASHGAAIGIMIAIYFYVRKRKEMTYLWIFDRVVITVALAGFFIRMGNLFNSEIIGKPTNSTWGFVFTSVDMIPRHPAQLYESIAYLFIFFFLFWYYFHKEGKFKPGLLFGLFLVLIFSFRFFVEFFKEDQSPFEAGMFLNMGQLLSIPLVILGIYLLLRKEKKVIRIQ
- a CDS encoding sensor histidine kinase — protein: MSLNDLIKSLFDPANPIYLSIIIVVAFFSLIFFVYKYLINPSISKYKIEKENIELQSAKLMALFAQLDPDPLIRIDSTGTIIETNKAAQKVLSTFELKGKKVNDVLPFVNFVPGSNLNENQSNLLTYTIDNRIFSVLYRSEPSLDITHIYFHDITDIKTYQEKLIESQNKLRDLSDHLQNLIEKERQRIASGLHDGIGQSLSMLRIKLLRLSEKDTSPAQRMNYQSIVDTLEDTILELKTISYDLKPKMLEEMGLGFALKYLVDRVVTETGLVAEVNVVGGEYRLESKLEIYLYRIVQESITNILKYSKATNFSIQLVISMQSLRLIISDNGKGFDVEEVNSRKNTLHGLGLINMRERVESYQGQLKIESSPESGTLIVIEIPMRNDLIWQNQNQYAL
- a CDS encoding response regulator transcription factor, whose amino-acid sequence is MAESKPIRIIIADDHKLFRSGIISLLEDVEEILIVSEVENGNDLIEKYSEVNPDVILVDISMPGINGIEAIKTIKKKHEDVKALMLSMYDSDEYVFYALKSGAKGLLSKNTMKGELIHAIKIVYSNKRYFGVTLNEEKIIELEKKYRMLVSTDLESFNQLNMKDRNILEYISKGMTSQEIADQFKVSKKTIDYYRSRIMQRLQIKSLPELISYAVRYSMINKLFEE
- a CDS encoding heme exporter protein CcmB: MKAFALFKKDWQSELRTRYAINALAMFILVTISVIMFSIGNEKITEYLTGGLLWVVIFFSAMSGLSRAFVSEEERGTSMTLHLLASPSTIFSGKLIFNLLLVFLMNFVITFLFSILFTSFIIKNISLFAIAFLFGNIGIAISSTIIAAIISKASSKGTLYPVLSFPILLPLILTLLELTKFAMDGNSVSGSLVEILVLICYDVIMGTASYLLFEFIWKE
- a CDS encoding ABC transporter ATP-binding protein; this encodes MIDYTVELNNLIKFFGRRLIFDGINFSFSSRNVYGISGPNGSGKSTLVKIIADLISSTRGKVVHKYGEKIIEPEDLHNFLGFVSPYLFLYDEFTAEENLIYSANIRGIKFNKERSDYFFGALNLFERRNDLVRGYSSGMKQRLKFIFALLHEPQLIILDEPTSNLDNSGKEIVYKIIKEESKKNLIVIASNEDSDLELCTEVIDLEKFKKQTGK
- a CDS encoding VCBS repeat-containing protein; amino-acid sequence: MMKKEDLKKHFNEEKTASVTEKVFIVSVFISFLYLSSISAQIPINGFCRYREFAAKINYSKILPIDYNSDGYRDLLIYNQSNNKYATLISDPKSNFGNASEKFSSFSLESIHPFGSGTSEKRFLIASPKTRQVALAAFSKNGMMFSSSKIKFQGFPSTIDVSDIEGDGKPEGLVCGSTLDGLYLLHEKNRTLKETKIIEGKAFSSASFIDLDYDSFVDIAAIDQLSNSIILYYNDKSGNFRELRSIGLYEDVCEFKTSDLNSDGFTDLIYVRGNRFEVLLGDSVSSFQKKIFIDNPVKPDKYSILDFNGDGFNDIAFINIKTGSLYISFAQGTNKFYPPVLYMKKNGLTDISAYIDRAGKKLVVLSSDGKVYLINTIGLEDSLFSITAGNNPIDPHTFDFMNDGFQDFCFIDEGEQSLKLFMSERRNLFRIYFSIPLAVNSSNILVDDFQPKIKTFYCYSKGGRTLEIIKMNFESNKYTKLDLYTDKPIEDMKLSQDRLKDRQTLYILCKEGNDLFLENFEIRNFRTASSAIYPIGSNIDKAWLSFGVYRDIYTLSRYNNKVTLNKIVFDKKIIERKTLLSFDITSNDKLSYNLICFKEALIRFKPAAAIITVNNKSTLYYIINDRVTKYPLKNPAAQNTLLKYSLNENSDEPTIYYNDLKRNKLHGITIQNSNGASADKELIEFNEANNYLVTRLYGIKTFLIYSNILQNTLSFEKL